The following proteins are encoded in a genomic region of Sphaeramia orbicularis chromosome 2, fSphaOr1.1, whole genome shotgun sequence:
- the LOC115433787 gene encoding gamma-glutamylaminecyclotransferase B-like — MTCVFVYGTLKKGQPNYYRMFDTTNGKAEFLASARTTERYPLVIASKYNVPFLLDIPGQGNQVHGEIYKVDEQMLKFLDDFESVPEKYQRTLVKLEVKEWVGPAEGETLAPGSITEAFIYSTTTYESDWPSLPTYESYDAKGEHGLEYVIREARTD, encoded by the coding sequence ATGACTTGTGTTTTTGTCTATGGGACCCTGAAGAAGGGCCAGCCCAACTACTAccggatgtttgacaccactAATGGCAAAGCTGAGTTCCTCGCTTCAGCTCGCACCACTGAGAGATACCCATTGGTCATCGCCTCCAAGTACAACGTCCCTTTCCTCCTCGACATTCCCGGCCAGGGCAACCAAGTCCACGGGGAGATCTACAAAGTGGATGAGCAGATGCTGAAATTCCTGGATGATTTTGAGAGTGTTCCTGAGAAATACCAACGAACGCTGGTCAAACTGGAGGTGAAGGAATGGGTTGGGCCGGCAGAGGGAGAGACCCTGGCACCAGGGAGCATCACTGAGGCTTTTATTTACAGCACAACAACCTACGAATCAGACTGGCCATCACTGCCCACATATGAAAGCTATGATGCAAAAGGAGAACACGGGCTGGAGTATGTCATCAGAGAAGCACGGACTGACTAA
- the LOC115433779 gene encoding gamma-glutamylaminecyclotransferase-like translates to MRVTVIPAALYPRHFPVGYNRIFKYPIVDIFSFFSGAAEFTSPDQMTCVFVYGTLKKGQPNYYRMFDTTNGKAEFLASARTTERYPLVIATKYNIPFLLNIPGQGNQVHGEIYKVDEQMLKFLDDFEGVPEMYQRTLVKLEVKEWVGPAEGETPTPGSITEAFIYSTTTYDSDCLSLPMYENYDSYGKHGLEYDLKEIEDR, encoded by the exons ATGCGTGTTACGGTGATTCCTGCTGCCTTGTACCCGCGACATTTCCCAGTTGGTTATAACCGAATTTTTAAGTACCCGATCGTAGATATCTTCAGCTTTTTCTCAG GTGCAGCTGAGTTCACATCTCCAGACCAGATGACTTGTGTTTTTGTCTATGGGACCCTGAAGAAGGGCCAGCCCAACTATtatcgcatgtttgacaccactaaTGGCAAAGCTGAGTTCCTCGCTTCAGCTCGCACCACTGAGAGATACCCACTGGTCATCGCTACCAAGTACAACATCCCTTTCCTCCTCAACATTCCTGGTCAGGGCAACCAAGTCCACGGGGAGATCTACAAAGTGGATGAGCAGATGCTGAAATTCCTGGATGATTTTGAGGGTGTTCCTGAGATGTACCAACGGACGCTGGTCAAACTGGAGGTGAAGGAATGGGTCGGGCCTGCAGAAGGAGAGACCCCGACACCAGGGAGCATCACTGAGGCTTTTATTTACAGCACAACAACCTACGACTCAGACTGTTTGTCCCTGCCcatgtatgaaaactatgactCGTATGGAAAGCACGGGCTTGAGTATGACTTAAAAGAAATAGAGGACCGGTAA